The Nakaseomyces glabratus chromosome B, complete sequence genome includes the window CTCCATGGGTCATTCTTTTGCAATTGTTGAGAAATTGGGATTAGACAATTGTTGTAATTTTCTGCATGTTAATGAGAGTCACCTTTGGATGACTGTTAGTCAGCCAAGAATGTTGTCAACTGAGAAGCAAAGTCGGATGGGTTATCCAGGAATAAGTTGTGGCCGGCGTTTGGtatatctatatattttgtttcaCCGTTGAATATCTGGGTCATGAGCTTTCCACCGTTTTTATTCATCCAGTCGTACTGGCCATACATCATGATTAATTTCGGGACTTGTAGTTGCGATACATGGTCAAGCAATGGATCCCTTGCTAGTAAGGAACTTGTCAATAATGAAGTAAAAATTTGGGAAGTCTGTTCTGGTAAGCCTCCCCTTCCATAGAATGTCTCGAAGGTGTAGTCTTTGTAATCAATTGAAGGTACTCTGGCGTATGCAGACCGGATGTAGTTCCAACATAGCTTTGCACCTATAGGGCCTAACCACCTTAGTGGTTTCAGTTGTTTCTGGAAAAGATAGTCGTTGAGCTTGAATTTTCTATCATAAAACATAGAGTTACAATCGTTCCATTCCCTTTTGTAAATTGTTCTGCTATGGAACTCATTGttaattgaataaatatttcTCTCAACACCAAGAGGAGAGATCAATCCTAAGGTGTTGATATTAGCAGGGTATTTTAGTGCATAATTGAAAGATAAATAACCGCCATAAGAATGAGCAACCACGTTAATCTTGCCTAGCTTATTATCAAGCCTCCATTGCTCGATTCGGTCGACATAATAGTCAAGCAATTTCTGTAATACGTACCGGTGATGAGCAGAATCAATAACATAAGGCAGCTGAAACTCGTTGccatcatcaatattttctatcTTTAATGGTAATGGTTTACTAACTTCTAAATCAAGAGAAGGTGTAAATGACAAACCATTCCCTGGTAGATCAATGGTATACAAGTCCTTGATGTCTCTGTTCAAGTATGGTATGCTTCTAAAGAAGGCTGTTGAAGTTGCAGCATAACCATGTATAAGCACTGTTGGTGTCCTGACCTTTTTTGCTAAATTGTTGTGGAAATGCCACTGATTGATCTCATCGAAGAGAATTTTGTTGCTGCTATGTCCTGCAATTTCAATATCGCCCATGATGCGACTCTGTAGCATCTTTAGCTTGTCAAAAGTCTCCTTCTTGGTCTTGAACAAATGACCTGCCCAAAGCTTCCATCCCGATCTTGCTTCATTGTTATCAGTGCTATTGGCAGGTTTAAGTATTCTGGAAATCACCCTGGTTTCAAGGTTCTTTTGTTGCTGGCACAGTCTCAAATAGCTACTGAAGTGCCTGACCTGCGAACTATTTCTAACCATTGTACATTAATCTTGGTGTCTAGTCTCTTTTATGGActaataaatattattgagATGTTTTTGTTGTCTCACGTCTATTTGAATTTCGATGTAGAAGTCAATTTAAAGGCTTTTTGCAAAGTAATTTGTCTTAAAAGATCGATCGATGACTACATCAAGCCATTCACAATTGTAAGTACTAAACAGCACAATGCCAATATATGGCCAATTTAAGAGATGTTGTTATTTCTAGTATTTATCTTGGTGGTTTCCCAGGTGGTGTTGCTTCTTTTGTCTCCCCAGTTTAGAGACAAGTTTATATTCAGATGGTACTATGATGAAGTGTACAAGCCCATGATACTGGACAATAGCAGGTATCGAATCAAGTTTTATGTTGTTCCTGTCTTTTACCTGTCTGTTTACAGTTATATGGTGTACATTTTTTACTCAAGAACATTCGCAATTATTAGTCCAATGCTGACATCAATTGAAACATATGTGGTAATACCATTAATGCTGATTTTACCGCTCTTTTTTGGATCCATGTCAATGATAATAAAGCCAGATTCATCGAATGCCCATCAAATTGGAAGTGAGAAAAGATATCCATACGATAACTTATTATACTTCCCACAACATGAATGCCGAACTTGCAAACAGGTGAAACCTGCCAGGTCAAAACATTGTACAGTATGTAATAGTTGCATATACCTGGCAGATCATCATTGTGTATGGATTAATAATTGTGTTGGTATGGGGAACTACATGTACTTTTACTCATTCCTGTGTTCAAATCTTTTGCTTTTGAGTTACAGTTTCATTAGACTcatatttattcaatttaACAAGTCTGCTTACAACACAACACCCACTGGGGAGAAATCTTTGCTgatattatcaattttatGTGGCTCATTTACTGTAATACTGGCTGTATACTGTTATTTCGTGTTTGAATTAGTGAATAGTGGCATGACTACCAATGAAAAGGATAAGTGGCAGATGGTCCATGATTATATAAATACCGGAGACTTAGTGAGGGACCCAGAAGGAAAATACTTCATTAAATACCAAAATGGTGGAAATAATTATGAGTTTTACAGTACGGATTCTTATGATGGCACTCAGTATACAATTGTCGATTACTTTACAGTGAAGTCACCAGCGGAAATCACGAATATTTACGATAAGGGCAACTTCATTAATAATCTGAGAGAGTTCATCGGGTAGTTCTTCCCATTTATATAGTTATTTACAGGTATCTACTATTTATGCATCTAATCAACTTCTCGATTATCATGATTCAATTATTTGCTAAGGCAGGGAATGTCATCTCATCGCTTTCGCTTAAAGAATCGAGAAATAAAGAGCAAATACCTGTTATAAGTTCAGAATTCAGCAAAGAGGTGTGTTTTGCCTAAGTGAGAGCAGATTTGCCGATAGTATAGCATATAATTAACGCATTTGGATACTTACGAGTATAGTACTCGTGTTCACAATTGTGAAGCATAGTACTCAATACAAACTTGGAGCAACAAAAGTCCCCATTAAAGAAGCAGAAATATCGACCGCACGCACAAGTATTTTAAAACTAGATGGTAGTACTAAGTGGAGAAGACCTCCATGATTCTTCTACCTTTGGTAAATCACTGTCTTTACGAGTTGATGGTGGATTTAACGCTGTCTCAATTAACCCATCTGGTAGGGATGTGGTTCTTGCCGGGAGGAAAGGTCTATTTATAATCGATTTAGATGATCCCTTTTCACCACCGAGGTTATTACAACATGTAACTCCATGGCAAGTGGCAGATGTGCAGTGGTCACCTCATCCCGCTAAACCGTTCTGGGTTGTTTCTACTTCTAATCAGAAGGCATTGATATGGAACTTGGCAAGGCCGTCAACTGACGCTATTGAGCATGTACTGCACAGTCATTCAAGAGCAATAACGGAtataaatttcaatttccaGCATCCCGATATATTGGCAACTTGCTCAATTGATACATATGTCCACGCATGGGATCTAAGAAGCACATCGCGCCCGTTTTACACCACCAGTGCATGGAGATCTGGAGCATCGCAAGTCAAATGGAATCATATGAACTCAAATATATTAGCCTCGTCTCATGGTAATGAATTATTTATATGGGATATAAGGAAAGGATGTATACCGCTTAAAAAGCTAGATGCTAGTAGTAGcatcaataatattgatttcAATAGATTTAATGAAACTGAAATAATGACCAGTGGAAATAATGGTGAAGTAAGAATTTGGGATTATTCTAAATCTGAGGGAAGTGAATGCCAACGAGTCATTAACACTGACTTTCCAGTTTGGAGAAGCAGGTATCTGCCATTTGGACGTGGTTTTTGTGTAATGCCTATGGTTGGTGGTAATAATACCGTTTATATGATGAATTTAGATACAGAAGAATCAGAAGACTCTCATAAGTCAAAATTGCAGCCTATTTATACATTTAAAGGTCATACGGATAGAGTGACTGATTTTTTATGGCGGTCACGATATACAGAAGATAATGGTATGGAATATCAACTAGTTACTTGGTCAATCGATCGTGATCTGCGCCTATGGACAGTTAATGACACTgtatatgaaaaattagGTTACGATCGTAAATTGAACAGAAACACTGTCATTAACGAATACAAATATCAAAGCTATAACAAGGTCATCTCGCCTGCACATGAAACCGGTAAGGGTTATTATGATAGGATAAAAGAGAACTTTGTCTCAAAGTCAGGACTTCGTAAAGATAATAACTTTAGTCATCTAACTTGGTTGTCTGGTATTAGGTTGAATCAAAATGGGCCATCTGAGGACCTATTTGTTGCACATAAATTACAGAGTCTTGGTGAAGAAGTTAGTGCGATAGGACATAAATTCCCAAAGATTGTCTTCGAAAGGATATTGGTTTCTGAGAGAGAGATTACTGTGACTATGAGTGGGCCATGGTCAGAGGATGACCCAGAGGAATACAT containing:
- a CDS encoding uncharacterized protein (CAGL0B01969g~Putative protein; gene is downregulated in azole-resistant strain), with protein sequence MVRNSSQVRHFSSYLRLCQQQKNLETRVISRILKPANSTDNNEARSGWKLWAGHLFKTKKETFDKLKMLQSRIMGDIEIAGHSSNKILFDEINQWHFHNNLAKKVRTPTVLIHGYAATSTAFFRSIPYLNRDIKDLYTIDLPGNGLSFTPSLDLEVSKPLPLKIENIDDGNEFQLPYVIDSAHHRYVLQKLLDYYVDRIEQWRLDNKLGKINVVAHSYGGYLSFNYALKYPANINTLGLISPLGVERNIYSINNEFHSRTIYKREWNDCNSMFYDRKFKLNDYLFQKQLKPLRWLGPIGAKLCWNYIRSAYARVPSIDYKDYTFETFYGRGGLPEQTSQIFTSLLTSSLLARDPLLDHVSQLQVPKLIMMYGQYDWMNKNGGKLMTQIFNGETKYIDIPNAGHNLFLDNPSDFASQLTTFLAD
- the SWF1 gene encoding palmitoyltransferase SWF1 (CAGL0B01991g~Ortholog(s) have palmitoyltransferase activity and role in ascospore wall assembly, cortical actin cytoskeleton organization, establishment of cell polarity, protein palmitoylation, regulation of exocytosis, vacuole fusion, non-autophagic) yields the protein MLLFLVFILVVSQVVLLLLSPQFRDKFIFRWYYDEVYKPMILDNSRYRIKFYVVPVFYLSVYSYMVYIFYSRTFAIISPMLTSIETYVVIPLMLILPLFFGSMSMIIKPDSSNAHQIGSEKRYPYDNLLYFPQHECRTCKQVKPARSKHCTVCNSCIYLADHHCVWINNCVGMGNYMYFYSFLCSNLLLLSYSFIRLIFIQFNKSAYNTTPTGEKSLLILSILCGSFTVILAVYCYFVFELVNSGMTTNEKDKWQMVHDYINTGDLVRDPEGKYFIKYQNGGNNYEFYSTDSYDGTQYTIVDYFTVKSPAEITNIYDKGNFINNLREFIG